In a genomic window of Bubalus bubalis isolate 160015118507 breed Murrah chromosome 17, NDDB_SH_1, whole genome shotgun sequence:
- the HPD gene encoding 4-hydroxyphenylpyruvate dioxygenase, with amino-acid sequence MTTYSDKGEKPERGRFLHFHSVTFWVGNAKQAASYYCSKLGFEPLAYKGLETGSREVVSHVVKQGQIVFVFSSALNPWNKEMGDHLVKHGDGVKDIAFEVEDCDYIVQKARERGAKIVREPWVEQDKLGKVKFAVLQTYGDTTHTLVEKMNYTGRFLPGFEAPPFMDPQLSKLPSCSLEIIDHIVGNQPDQEMVSASEWYLKNLQFHRFWSVDDTQVHTEYSSLRSVVVANYEESIKMPINEPAPGKKKSQIQEYVDYNGGAGVQHIALKTKDIITAIRHLRERGVEFLAVPSTYYKQLREKLKSAKIRVKENIDILEELKILVDYDEKGYLLQIFTKPMQDRPTLFLEVIQRHNHQGFGAGNFNSLFKAFEEEQDLRGNLTDMEPNGVVSGM; translated from the exons ATG acGACTTACAGCGACAAAGGAGAGAAG CCTGAAAGAGGCCGATTCCTCCACTTTCACTCTGTGACCTTCTGGGTTGGCAATGCCAAGCAG GCTGCGTCGTATTACTGCAGTAAGCTGGGCTTTGAGCCCCTAGCCTACAAGGGCCTGGAGACCGGTTCCCGGGAAGTGGTGAGCCATGTGGTCAAGCAAGGGCAG ATCGTGTTcgtcttctcctctgccctcaaccCCTGGAACAAAG AGATGGGCGATCACCTGGTGAAACACGGCGATGGAGTGAAGGACATTGCGTTTGAGGTGGAGGATTGTGACTACATTGTGCAG AAAGCCCGGGAACGAGGTGCCAAGATTGTGCGGGAGCCTTGGGTAGAGCAAGATAAGCTTGGAAAGGTGAAGTTTGCTGTGCTACAGACG TATGGGGACACGACACACACCCTGGTGGAGAAGATGAACTATACTGGCCGGTTCCTGCCTGGATTCGAGGCACCACCATTCATGGACCCCCAACTTTCTAAGCT GCCCAGCTGCAGTCTTGAGATAATCGATCACATTGTGGGAAACCAGCCTGATCAAGAGATGGTGTCTGCCTCTGAATG GTACCTGAAGAACTTGCAGTTCCACCGTTTCTGGTCCGTGGATGACACGCAGGTGCACACGGAGTACAGCTCTCTGCGGTCCGTCGTGGTGGCAAATTATGAGGAATCCATCAAGATGCCCATTAATGAGCCAGCACCGGGCAAGAAGAAGTCCCAGATCCAG GAATATGTGGACTATAACGGGGGTGCTGGGGTCCAGCACATTGCTCTCAAGACCAAAGACATCatcacagca ATTCGCCACTTGAGAGAGAGAGGCGTGGAGTTTTTGGCTGTTCCATCCACATACTACAAACAACTGCGGGAGAAGCTCAAGTCGGCCAAGATCCGGGTGAAGGAGAATATTGATATCCTAGAG GAGCTGAAGATCCTGGTGGACTACGACGAGAAAGGCTACCTCCTGCAGATTTTCACCAAACCCATGCAGGACCGGCCCACGCTCTTTCTGGAAGTCATTCAGCGCCACAATCACCAG GGTTTTGGAGCCGGCAACTTCAACTCACTGTTCAAGGCCTTCGAGGAGGAGCAGGACCTGCGAGGCAACCTCACCGACATGGAGCCCAATGGGGTTGTGTCCGGCATGTAG